Proteins from one Cervus canadensis isolate Bull #8, Minnesota chromosome 25, ASM1932006v1, whole genome shotgun sequence genomic window:
- the LOC122427454 gene encoding olfactory receptor 6C4 isoform X1, whose translation MKNRTTFTEFILLGLTNQPEVQAVIFIFLFLTYMLSVLGNLTIIILTLVDSHLQTPMYFFLRNFSFLEVSFTSIFIPRFLTSMTTGNKAISFAGCLIQYFFAIFLGATEFYLLASMSYDRYVAICKPLHYLTVMNSRVCILLVFCSWLGGFLAIFPPVILMGQVDFCASNVLNHYYCDYGPLLELACSDTSLLELTVISLAVVTLVVTLVLVTLSYTYIIRTILRIPSVQQRTKAFSTCSSHMIVISLSYGSCMFMYINPSAKEEGAFNKGIAVLITSITPLLNPFIYTLRNQQVKQAFKDTISKIVSLFK comes from the coding sequence ATGAAAAACCGAACCACATTTACTGAGTTTATTTTGTTGGGCCTCACAAATCAACCTGAGGTCCAGGCAGTGATAttcatctttctgtttctcaccTACATGCTAAGTGTCCTAGGAAATCTGACTATCATCATTCTCACTCTAGTAGATTCTCACCTACAGAcccccatgtatttcttcctccGGAATTTCTCCTTCCTAGAAGTTTCCTTCACATCCATTTTTATTCCCAGATTTCTGACCAGCATGACAACAGGAAATAAAGCCATCAGCTTTGCTGGATgcttaattcaatatttttttgcTATATTTCTTGGGGCAACAGAGTTTTACCTCCTGGCTTCCAtgtcctatgaccgctatgtggccatctgcaagcccctGCACTACCTGACCGTCATGAACAGCAGAGTCTGCATACTACTAGTGTTCTGCTCCTGGCTAGGGGGATTCCTGGCTATCTTTCCCCCAGTCATCTTAATGGGCCAGGTGGATTTCTGTGCCTCCAATGTTCTGAATCACTATTACTGTGACTATGGACCCCTCCTGGAGCTTGCCTGCTCAGACACAAGCCTCTTAGAACTGACGGTCATCTCCTTGGCAGTTGTGACTTTGGTGGTTACTCTGGTGCTGGTGACACTTTCTTATACATATATTATCAGGACCATTCTCAGGATTCCTTCAGTTCAGCAAAGGACAAAGGCTTTTTCCACTTGTTCCTCCCACATGATTGTCATCTCGCTCTCTTATGGCAGCTGCATGTTTATGTACattaatccttctgcaaaagAAGAAGGTGCTTTCAACAAAGGAATAGCTGTGCTCATTACTTCAATTACTCCCTTGTTAAATCCCTTCATTTACACTCTAAGAAATCAGCAAGTGAAACAAGCCTTCAAGGACACCATCTCAAAGATT
- the LOC122427454 gene encoding olfactory receptor 6C4 isoform X2, which translates to MKNRTTFTEFILLGLTNQPEVQAVIFIFLFLTYMLSVLGNLTIIILTLVDSHLQTPMYFFLRNFSFLEVSFTSIFIPRFLTSMTTGNKAISFAGCLIQYFFAIFLGATEFYLLASMSYDRYVAICKPLHYLTVMNSRVCILLVFCSWLGGFLAIFPPVILMGQVDFCASNVLNHYYCDYGPLLELACSDTSLLELTVISLAVVTLVVTLVLVTLSYTYIIRTILRIPSVQQRTKAFSTCSSHMIVISLSYGSCMFMYINPSAKEEGAFNKGIAVLITSITPLLNPFIYTLRNQQVKQAFKDTISKIVRL; encoded by the coding sequence ATGAAAAACCGAACCACATTTACTGAGTTTATTTTGTTGGGCCTCACAAATCAACCTGAGGTCCAGGCAGTGATAttcatctttctgtttctcaccTACATGCTAAGTGTCCTAGGAAATCTGACTATCATCATTCTCACTCTAGTAGATTCTCACCTACAGAcccccatgtatttcttcctccGGAATTTCTCCTTCCTAGAAGTTTCCTTCACATCCATTTTTATTCCCAGATTTCTGACCAGCATGACAACAGGAAATAAAGCCATCAGCTTTGCTGGATgcttaattcaatatttttttgcTATATTTCTTGGGGCAACAGAGTTTTACCTCCTGGCTTCCAtgtcctatgaccgctatgtggccatctgcaagcccctGCACTACCTGACCGTCATGAACAGCAGAGTCTGCATACTACTAGTGTTCTGCTCCTGGCTAGGGGGATTCCTGGCTATCTTTCCCCCAGTCATCTTAATGGGCCAGGTGGATTTCTGTGCCTCCAATGTTCTGAATCACTATTACTGTGACTATGGACCCCTCCTGGAGCTTGCCTGCTCAGACACAAGCCTCTTAGAACTGACGGTCATCTCCTTGGCAGTTGTGACTTTGGTGGTTACTCTGGTGCTGGTGACACTTTCTTATACATATATTATCAGGACCATTCTCAGGATTCCTTCAGTTCAGCAAAGGACAAAGGCTTTTTCCACTTGTTCCTCCCACATGATTGTCATCTCGCTCTCTTATGGCAGCTGCATGTTTATGTACattaatccttctgcaaaagAAGAAGGTGCTTTCAACAAAGGAATAGCTGTGCTCATTACTTCAATTACTCCCTTGTTAAATCCCTTCATTTACACTCTAAGAAATCAGCAAGTGAAACAAGCCTTCAAGGACACCATCTCAAAGATTGTAAGgctttaa
- the LOC122427598 gene encoding LOW QUALITY PROTEIN: olfactory receptor 2AP1-like (The sequence of the model RefSeq protein was modified relative to this genomic sequence to represent the inferred CDS: inserted 3 bases in 2 codons) encodes MKNKTVLTEFILLGLTDVPELQVMVFIFLFLTYLLSIIGNLTILILTSLDSHLQTPMYFFLRNFSFLEISFTSIFIPRVLFSITTGNKSISFAGCFAQYFFAIFLGATEFYLLAAVSYDRYGAICKPLHYTTTMSSKVCTQLVVCSWLXVMVIIPPTTLMAQQDFCESNRLNHYFCDYEPLRELSCSDTNLVEKVVFLVASVTLVGTLVLVILSYTFIIRTVLKLPSAHQRTKAFSTCSSHLIVVSLSYGSCFXIYVKPTAKEVDTFNKGVALLSTSAAPLLNPFVYTLRNQQVKQAFKDTVRKLVHLKEFQN; translated from the exons atgaaaaataaaaccgtGTTGACTGAGTTCATCCTGCTGGGTCTAACAGATGTCCCTGAACTCCAGGTGatggttttcatctttctgttCCTCACCTATTTACTCAGCATCATTGGAAATCTGACAATCCTCATCCTCACCTCGCTGGACTCCCATCTTCAGACCCCCATGTATTTCTTTCTCCGAAACTTCTCCTTCTTAGAAATTTCCTTCACAAGCATCTTCATTCCCAGGGTCCTGTTCAGCATCACAACAGGGAACAAGAGTATCAGCTTTGCTGGCTGCTTTGCTCAATATTTCTTTGCCATATTCCTGGGGGCCACAGAGTTTTATCTTCTGGCTGCCGTGTCCTATGACCGCTATGGGGCCATATGCAAACCCTTGCATTACACAACCACCATGAGCAGCAAAGTCTGCACCCAACTTGTTGTCTGCTCTTGGCT GGTTATGGTTATTATACCACCAACcactctgatggctcagcaggacTTTTGTGAATCCAATAGGCTGAACCATTATTTCTGTGACTATGAGCCCCTTCGGGAACTCTCCTGTTCAGACACAAACCTCGTAGAGAAGGTTGTCTTTCTTGTGGCATCAGTGACGCTGGTGGGCACTTTAGTACTAGTCATTCTCTCCTACACGTTCATCATCAGGACTGTTCTGAAACTCCCCTCCGCCCATCAAAGGACAAAAGCCTTCTCCACTTGTTCTTCCCACTTGATTGTCGTTTCTCTCTCTTACGGAAGCTGCT TCATTTATGTTAAGCCCACAGCAAAAGAAGTGGACACGTTCAACAAGGGAGTAGCTCTGCTCAGCACCTCAGCTGCACCTTTGTTGAATCCCTTCGTTTACACCCTAAGGAATCAGCAGGTAAAACAAGCCTTCAAGGATACAGTCCGGAAGCTCGTGCATCTTAAGGAATTTCAGAATTAA
- the LOC122427497 gene encoding olfactory receptor 6C4-like, translating to MVAMKNQTYITEFILLGLTDIPELQSVIFILLFLTYVFSIIGNLMIITLTLLDSHLHTPMYFFLWNFSFLEIAFTTTFTPRLLFSISTGNKSINFASCFTQYFFAIFLGATEFYLLAAMSYDRYVAICKPLHYMTIMNSRVCIQLVLCSWLAGFLIILSPIILTSQLDFCASNMLNHYYCDYGPLIEISCSDTRLLELVDFILAVVTLVVTLVLVILSYTNIIQTVLKIPSAQQKKKAFSTCSSHMVVIILSYGSCIFMYIKPSAKEGVAFNKGVAVLNTSIAPLLNPFIYTLRNEQVKQAFKNVARKIVSLQ from the coding sequence ATGGTAGCAATGAAAAACCAAACCTATATAACAGAATTCATTCTGCTGGGACTAACAGACATCCCAGAGCTTCAGTCTGTAATCTTCATACTTCTCTTCCTCACCTATGTATTCAGCATTATTGGAAACCTGATGATCATCACCCTCACACTACTGGACTCCCACCTCCACACgcccatgtatttcttcctctggAACTTCTCCTTCTTAGAAATTGCCTTTACAACCACTTTCACTCCTAGGCTACTGTTCAGCATATCAACTGGAAACAAGAGCATCAACTTTGCTAGCTGCTTCACTCAGTATTTCTTTGCCATATTCCTGGGGGCCACAGAGTTTTACCTTCTGGCTGCCATGTCCTATGACCGTTATGTGGCCATATGCAAACCCCTACATTACATGACCATCATGAACAGCAGAGTCTGCATCCAGCTAGTCCTCTGCTCTTGGCTGGCTGGATTTCTCATCATTTTATCCCCAATCATCCTGACCAGTCAACTGGACTTCTGTGCTTCCAATATGCTGAATCATTATTATTGTGACTATGGACCCCTCATAGAAATATCTTGCTCAGACACAAGACTCCTGGAGCTGGTTGACTTCATCTTAGCAGTTGTGACATTGGTGGTCACCCTGGTGCTGGTGATTCTATCCTACACAAACATCATCCAGACTGTTCTGAAGATCCCCTCTGCTCAGCAAAAGAAGAAAGCCTTTTCCACATGCTCCTCTCACATGGTTGTCATCATCCTCTCTTATGGCAGCTGCATCTTCATGTACATAAAACCCTCAGCAAAAGAAGGAGTTGCCTTCAATAAGGGAGTAGCTGTGCTCAATACCTCAATTGcccctttattgaacccattcATTTATACTCTGAGGAACGAACAAGTAAAACAAGCCTTCAAAAATGTGGCCAGAAAGATTGTGAGTCTTCAATGA